tggttgtccttcatgaaacgctccatgaaatccattctaAAAAACTtgatggagtaatttttaaggtggatttcgagaaagcgtacgataaagtcaaatggccattccttcaacaggcattgcgtatgaaaggtttcgaTGAAGCCTGGCGCCGCCAGGTTAAATCGtttacgcaaaaaggtagtgtTGGAATTAAGGTGAATGACGATattggtcattatttccagacacataaaggcctaagacaaggagatccgatgtcccctatcctaTTTAACAtcgtggtggatatgttagcacttatgataggaagggctaaggagaatggtcaagtaggtggcttagtacctcatcttgttgatggaggtgtatccattcttcagtacgctgatgatacaatcatctttatggagcatgatttggccaaggcaagaaatatgaagctggtgttatgcctttttcgaacaattgaccgggcttaagattaactttcacaagagtgagttgttctgctttggtagagccaagaaagaacaagaggcttataggcaattgtttgggtgtgatTTGGGGGCATTACCTTTTTCTTACCTAAGTATACCAATCCACCACCGTAAGCTGACAAatcgagaatggaagtgcatcgaagatagatttgaaaagaaactgagttgctggaagggtaagctcatgtcatacggaggccgactaattttgattaattcggtgctcacgagtatgcctatgtttcttctatcgttctttgaagtcccagttggggttaggaaaagactggacttttaTCGACCGCATTTCTTCTGGCAGGGTGATGAACTAAAAAGAAAGTACCGGCtagctaaatgggatatcatctgtagaccgaaataCCAAGGGGGGcttggtattgaaaatcttgaagttaagaacagatgccttcttagtaagtggctGTGGAAGCTCGCCCATGAGACTGATGCCACGTGGGCACAAATTCTGCGTAGCAAGTACCTTCAGACCaaaactttgtcacaagtgacggtTAGGCCAACtgactcgcctttctggaaaggactaaTGAAAGTCAAAAATCACTATTTAATAGGGCAAAGTTTATTATTGGCAACGGTGCTAGTACAcggttctgggaggatacttggctcggagagACACCCTTGGCCATTCAATACCCGTCTTTATATTGTATTGTTCAACATCGTGAGGTGTTCGTTGCAACGatatttcaatctatcccccttaatattcagtttagacggtcgctagcgggcaatcgttgggaagaatggctccgtctagttaggagGCTGATGGAGGTTCAACTTTCCCAGCAACCAGATGAATTATGCTGAAAGCTAACTAGGTCTGGGGTATTCACAgtcaaatcaatgtatattgatgttatcaaCTCGAGCTTCATTCCTACTTTCAAGcatgtttgggctgtcaaagttcctttgaaaataaaagtgtttatgtggtttgtccacaaacaagtcattttaactaaggacaacCTGACAAAGCGTAATTGgataggatctactaggtgtagtttctgtgatcgggatgagacaatTAAACACCTGTTTTTTGATTGACCGCTGGCCAAAGTTCTTTGGCGTACCGTCCACATTGGTTTCAATATTACTCCACCGAATTCTGTTAACatgttatttgggacatggcttaatgggattgagcctgatTGAGCCAAACATATTCGTGTGGGAGTATGCGCTTTGCTctggactatctggaattgcagaaatgatttggtttttaacagaatatcaCGATTTCATTTTGTGCAGGTTATCTTCCAAGCCACGGCATtaatccgttcgtggtcgctactcactccgatggaggccagggagcatttggttactgggtctatccgctgggagatggtagctcgggatatcttcaaccggtttggatggcggtcatgtaataggataggcaattagtttacctatcttgcTTTAGTCGGCCGGTCGTGGCATCCCTGTTTTGGCTAGTTTGTTTTTTCTAGCATATTTGGCTCTGAAAGAGCTTTTGTTTCCGTTGGAGACTTTGAGACCTTGTTACAACCTTTttttttaataagatggccgtatgcatcgttctaatgcagaggccggggtgccccccccccctccttttcgaaaagaaaaaaagaaaaaaaaactttaggACTGATCCTAGCCATCCGTTCCTTATTATTGCTCTCGACCGTACCATCTTCATAACCCGCGGAATCGGCACGCTGGCTGCTGCATAGATAGACTTAACTGAATCCAACATTCTAAAACGGCATCAATTGATATAATCATCTTGAGAAAATTTCCTACTTCCTTCGAGAAATATTTAGAAGCAGGTACTTCTTCATGTTCACTCCTACAGTGATTCAAGTTATCAGGCAGTACAAAATCCCTTCCTTTTGATGCCATGTTTATTTGGACTTATGCTTTAGCTTTTGCAGTTTTTTCACTTTGGCTGTAATGTATGAATGCAACTTGAAGGAAACCATGTTACCTGTTTGCAATTCTAATTTGCCATGATTCCCCTGCGATTCGAAAATCAATGGGGCAATATTTTATTCTTGATCATTGCTTTCAGATCCGTGAGAAGGTTCATGGAAAGAATAAGAGCCGGCGGCTGGTGATGGGGAGAGAAATAATAATAATTGTGATgatccaacaccatgtccaccagACCACTGCCATGAGGAAGCATGGACGGCAAATTACCAGTAAACAATGTGATTGTTTTACAGGATTATGTGTCTGGTAGTACTGAGATGTAAATGAGAGATCACTGCAGCCTGTGCTAGTTTCCATTAATTCTGGGCTTGAGAGAGGACCTGACGCTGAGCTCCCTGACGAAGCGGACGAGCCGCTCCAACTCCGACGACGACGACCCCGCCTCTGCAACATCCAGCCTCAACTGCTGCGCCATGGCCTGGGCCGCTGCCCTGATCTCGTTGGATGCCATGACCTCCCTCACCGTCCTCTCCACGACGCCTCTCTCGCAGACGTCCTTCATGTCCAACCCCGTCTTCCACACGGCGCCCACGAAGCGGCTGTTGGTCTgctggtcgacgaagaagggccagcACACCATCGGCATGCCCTCGACGGCGCACTCCAGCGTCGAGTTCCATCCGGCGTGTGTCAGAAAGCAGCCCACCGCCCTGTGCCGCAACACATCCCGCTGAGGAGCCCACTCCACGACGCGCCCCTTGCCGCCTTCGGCTGCCCCGACGGCTTCTCCGAGGAGAGCGGGGCTGGTCGTCTTGACCATGCCCGGCCGGAGCACCCAGAGGAAGGCGTACCCGGTGGCGGCCAGGCCGGAGAGGAACTCGGTGAACTGCTCGTGCGTGATCACCGCGAGGCTCCCCAGGCTCACGTACACGACGGACCGGTCCTCGTGGCCGTCCAGCCACGCCATGCACCCGTCGTCCTCCCGCCACAGGCTTGGGCTTGCGGCGGAACTCGACCTGGCGTGCAGTGGGCCTATAGCGAAGACGTCGCTTGTGCCCGACGCGAGGTGGGCGAGCGCTGGCCGCTCCATGGACGCGGCGGTGTTGAATATGAGCGCACATGCCTTGCTGGTACGACCGACGGCCTCGGCGAACTTGAGCACCAAGGGATCTCCGTCGCCTTGCTCGGTGCAGTAGAGCCCACGAGGAAGATCTCGTCGCCGGAGGAAGCCCTCCATCCCCGGAACGCTACACACCAGGTCATCCGCGGTGAAGGGGGTCTCCCCGAGCTCCACGAGCTTGGGCATAGACAGGAACGCCAGGTAGCTGCACGCGCTGTGCGTGACGAAGGAGAGCGCGGGGATGCCGAACTCCTCGGGGATTTCGATGGCGAACGGCATGGTGCCATCGGCAACAACGCATGTCACTGGCGCATCAGCGGCAGAGAGAAGCGCCAAGAGCAGGGCACGGTACGCGGCGCTGCCGGCCGTGCACATGGACTCCATGAACGCCAAGAAGCCGCGGGGGTGGTCGTCGGGCAGGCCGTCAGGGATGGAAAGCAAGCGTAGGCCCGGCGGATGCGCCTGGGCGAAACGGCGGAGGTTGTGCTCGGTGTGGAGGAACGTGACTTGGATGCCGGTGTCGACGAGGGCGGTGGCGAACTGGAGCATGGGATTGATGTGCCCCTGCCGTGGCCAAGGGAACACGAGAACGTGCACCGCGGCATCCATCACTGAGGCAAATGGCAGGTCGTCCAACTCGCTCCGGCGTTCTCAGCGTCGCATAGGTGATCTCAAATAGCATGCGTTCGGATGTCGCTGTTCGTTGGTTGTACCGGCACGGCAAGAACGTTAACTGTATTTTTACCATGGAAAGAAAATCCAGTTCTAGAATTTTTTCACCCTGTACCGAAATACTGAAATCCAATGGATCTCTGATTTTATTTCGCCCAAAAGACCGAAACAATTACTTGAAATTTATCCAAATATTTGGTAATTTTGAAAACATTTTGATTTTTTCAATTTGTGTACTATTGAAATGGCTAGAATATTTGATCCAAAGGTAAATATTCCAGTGCCTCCCGAAATTATGAAAATTCAGTGAATCACGTCGAGAAAACCATGATTTTTACCAGGTCATCTTCTGGTCCATCATCATTATTGTTTTCATAATCTGGTTCATcaccataagagcatctccaacaggtaaGTATTTTGGGCACACAAAAAATAGTTTTACATCATCAAAGAGTGGATTTTGCATCATCTCAAACATGTTTgctccaacagatgatgtaaaataggGCATCATTTTGCTCCAACAAGTGATGTGTATTGGACACGAAAACATAGGAACATTGCAAATTTCAAACATGGTTTTGATACAAACTAAAACATAGTTCCGATAAAACTTAAAAGTAGTTCTGATAGAAAGATACTTCgacaaactaaaactaaaactactgCAGAATACTCATCAGAGAGGTCGTCCAGTCGATGTCGGAGCCCAACGTCCTCGTTCTTCACCAATTCCAAACTATCCAGCACGACCATCATCAAGGGGCCagccttgtcctcctcctccttcacctcCTTATTCATCTTGTTCCGCTGCACATAGAACTCATATtccgcgtgcacgaggtgcagattTTCCGCTGCAAACCTCGCCATCACGGCATCATCCGGCCGACCAGAGTCACACTGATCAAGAATAATCCGTGTCTCGTTCTTCTCCTTGACGGTTGAGCGTGATGTCCAGACCGATGAACTCCGCATCGGCCTAGTTGTCGATCTCCAGGAAGTTCAAGTGGTACTCTGGTCGGCCGATCCACCAACAAGCACTATCAAATGCGGGTGTGGCGATGTCCGGCTCGAACCACGTGCCGAGCCAGTAGCGCATGTCGCCCAACGCGATTTGGCCGAGTAATGGTTGAATTCACGCAAATGCATGCCATGGAAGCCGATGGAACTTCTCAGGTTACGGTGCGGGGGCGGCCGAAACGGGTTGTGAGAGGCCGAGGGAGGTGGAGGGGGAGGCTGGATCTGTGGTGGAaaggcgcggcagcggcggcggattCGGTGGACTCAGTGGTGGCTCCACAACAGATACAGCGGCGGCTCCGACAGGTGAAGAGGGATGGAGAGGGGCAGAAAGAggcagggaggcgaggggaggccaaaTCTGCGACGACGAGGGGTGGCGGCCTGCAGGTGGGGGTGGTAGGCGGGTGGGGAAAAGTTTCACACTACGCGCGACACGCGAGGCTTCAACCATTTTTACATTTGGGCAGTTGGCTACCTAATGCAAATATACATCACCTAGGTGTGATTTTACATCAAGCCCTAAAATTGGAGCACATGATTTTACATATACATCGCCTGTTGAAGCTAGATTTTTGGGCACCGTGATGCATAAAACGATTTTTTACATcaagttatgtattttacatcacctgttggagatgctctaatgcttGGGAATTCACAGGGGCACTCACTTGTCAAGTCCTACCCAGCTGCTTGTTGCCTCACAACTCGTGAAGTAGTTGGACCGGCACAGGCACATTAAGTTTTAAATTTTAATCATTGAAACTTACAATTTTGCATATGAAAATTCTGATTTTCTCGGTCATGAGTATCAAATTTCAGAGTTGAAATTTTAAGCGATTTTTCTGTCAATCACAGATACTAAAGTAGTGATTTATCGGTCGCTTGTACTAAGTTTCAAGAGTTGAAAATTAACATGTTTTTTTAATTCATGAGAAGGTATTCAAAATGAATCTTATTTAAAAGCCCTTATCACAAGAAACATAAATATAAAATAAAACTTAATATGGATTTTTATTCAAAAGATATGAAAGTTCAAAAATCGAACGTAAAAAGAACACATGCTAGGGACTCATGCCCGCACCTGCGTACCCCAAGAGTTGGTACAACTTGTGCTTCATGCCAACGAATCTTCTCTCCAATATTTTGATATTAGGTTTGGCTGCAGGGttagtttggtattaggcccagactatcagcatccctttatCAACTGGGTAGGAGTAGCGatagatgttgcctagacggtggctttagtcttactgttgtattactttgtaaggtcttgtgtgaataattaataaagtggctgcatgcatcatccagatgcagaggccggggtcttcctccttttcaaaaaaaaactacatTGAATTGAATCTTCGCTCTAACCGCTTGATGTTAGAGCATCAGACTTAGTAAATAAGGTTAAGGTCAAAGGGGCAGATAACATCAAGCTCTTCCGACCCATTGCTCTTATTAACAACATTGCTAAGTTCCCTTCCAAAGTGTATGCTTCTAAAATCTCCTCGGTTGCCCACAAGATCATTAGCCCTACTCAAACTGCGTTCATTAAAGGCCGCTTCATTCTGGATGGGATTGTGGTCCTGCATGAGCTGCTGCATGACATCCACAGGTCGGGTAAACAAGATGTTGTTCTTAAGCTTGACTTTGAGAAGGCATACGACTGTGTTCGTTGGTCTTTCCTTCAAGGGGTCCTCCTCGCTAGGGGCTTTGACTCCCCCTTCGTCATGCGGGTCATGCAACTTGTCTCTGGTGGTCACACAGCTATCACGATCAACGGGGTGGTTGGCCCCTTCTTTAAGAACGGCCGGGGCCTCAGGCAGGGGCCCCCAGCTCCCCTCTCCTCTTCAATTTTGTCGCTCACGCCCTTGCCAAAATGCTGGATTCTAAAGCGGCTAATGGCCATATTAAAAATGTAGCCACTCATCTTTACCCTAATGACTTATCTCACCTCCAATATGCGGACGACACTATTATCCTGATCGAGAAAGACGATCCGCAGTTAGCAAACCTGAAATTCATTCTCCTTTGCTTTGAGTCCCTATCTGGACTCAAGATCAACTTTAGCAAAAGCAAGGTTTTCGTCCTCGGTTGTGACACCCCTGAGCAACAACGAGTCGCTAACCTTATGAATTGCTCCCTGGGCGCGTTCCCGACCACTTACCTGGGTGTTCCTATCTCCCAAAGACGGATTAAGGCGGAATCCTTTCGACCGCTAGAGAAGAAAGTGGGTGGACGGGTAGCACCTTGGAGGGGTCTCTATCAGTCCATTGCTGGCAAGGTTGTGCTTACCAATTCTAGTCTATCTTCCCTCCCAACATTCATTATGGGCTTCTATCGCCTTTTCGCCAGTAACCATGCATCATTTGACAAAGATCGCAGTGCCTTCTTCTGGAACACTGCTGAGAACAAGAAAAAAAATTTAGAATGGTGAAATGGAAACTGATGTGTAGACCCAAAAAACTTGGTGGGCTCGGTATTATCAACACCCCAGTCATGAATCAATGTCTTATAATGAAATGGTGGTGGCGCTTATACTCTGAACCTCCCGATTCTGTTTGGATCAGGATCCTGAAGGCTAAATACTTCCCTAACTACCCCGCACTCATGTCGACTATCAGGTCCGGATCGCAATTTTGGTCATCCTTGATGAAACTTCGCGATTCCTTTAGATGCTTGGTCCGTTTCCGGGTGGGTGATGGGACATCCACCCGCTTCTGGCTTGATTGATGGACTGGTACCGGTCCCCTTGCTGAGGCATTCCCTTTGCTCTTTGCATATGTCTCGAACCCTAATGCCTCGGTGGCTTCTTTGGCAGCTGCGGATTGGGACTTTGCCTTCCGCCGGACACTGACTCCCGAAGAGTTGTCTTCTTGGCAAGANNNNNNNNNNNNNNNNNNNNNNNNNNNNNNNNNNNNNNNNNNNNNNNNNNNNNNNNNNNNNNNNNNNNNNNNNNNNNNNNNNNNNNNNNNNNNNNNNNNNNNNNNNNNNNNNNNNNNNNNNNNNNNNNNNNNNNNNNNNNNNNNNNNNNNNNNNNNNNNNNNNNNNNNNNNNNNNNNNNNNNNNNNNNNNNNNNNNNNNNNNNNNNNNNNNNNNNNNNNNNNNNNNNNNNNNNNNNNNNNNNNNNNNNNNNNNNNNNNNNNNNNNNNNNNNNNNNNNNNNNNNTGGTTTGGCCTCACTCTGCTTTGGGCCGCTTCTCGATCAAATCCCTCTATAACAGACTTATCCCTGGTAGGTCTGATGACCGCTTCAAAGGGCTGTGGCAAGCCCGGATTCCTCTGAAAATTCCGATTTTTCTTTGGCAGGCTATTAGACGCAAACTTCCGGCTAGTGACCAAATCATTAAACGGCATGGCAATGCTAACCCGGCTTGCACCCTTTGTGGAGTGGTGAAAGACACGGAACACATTCTCTTCAACTGCACCCTGGCTCGGTTTGGGTGGAGCTGCGTTCGCTCCTGGCTTACGTGCACTTGGAATCCCCAAGGCTTTAACGACTTATTTGAGCTCTCCCGCAACCTGTTGGGGCAGGGGCGTATGATCTTCTGGGTCTTCTTGCGGCATTAAGCTGGAGCTTATGGATGACCAGGAATAAATTTACTATTGAGCATTTTTTCCCTAACAAATGTTTTGATTACCCGTTTAAAATGATTGCTTTCTTACAGCCATGGGCGCCTCTGTTTAAAGTTGGCGACGTGGATGCTTTCAATTCCCTCATTTCCAAGATCCGCGCGACTGCCATTAGCCTTGGTCATCATGTCGTGCCTTCTCAAGCTTCCCCAGCTCAGTAATGCTTAGTTTTCTATTGCTGCCTTGGCCTATGTGCCTTT
This portion of the Triticum dicoccoides isolate Atlit2015 ecotype Zavitan chromosome 7A, WEW_v2.0, whole genome shotgun sequence genome encodes:
- the LOC119327711 gene encoding myricetin 3-O-rhamnoside 1,2-glucosyltransferase UGT709G2-like, whose amino-acid sequence is MDAAVHVLVFPWPRQGHINPMLQFATALVDTGIQVTFLHTEHNLRRFAQAHPPGLRLLSIPDGLPDDHPRGFLAFMESMCTAGSAAYRALLLALLSAADAPVTCVVADGTMPFAIEIPEEFGIPALSFVTHSACSYLAFLSMPKLVELGETPFTADDLVCSVPGMEGFLRRRDLPRGLYCTEQGDGDPLVLKFAEAVGRTSKACALIFNTAASMERPALAHLASGTSDVFAIGPLHARSSSAASPSLWREDDGCMAWLDGHEDRSVVYVSLGSLAVITHEQFTEFLSGLAATGYAFLWVLRPGMVKTTSPALLGEAVGAAEGGKGRVVEWAPQRDVLRHRAVGCFLTHAGWNSTLECAVEGMPMVCWPFFVDQQTNSRFVGAVWKTGLDMKDVCERGVVERTVREVMASNEIRAAAQAMAQQLRLDVAEAGSSSSELERLVRFVRELSVRSSLKPRINGN